The genomic interval GGCTTGATCATATTGAAACACCCGACAACAGAACCGTCATTTTTGTGTTCAAAGATCCTCGATATCATGAATGGAATGAACTCCTCTATACACTTCCAATTGTTCCAAAACATATTTGGGAAGGAAAAGATGAAACCACTATACTTCAATCATCAAATGAGTATCCATTGGGATCAGGTCCATATGCTGCTCACTCGTGGGACCAGAATAGAATGGTTTTCGAGCGTTTTGAGAACTGGTGGGGAACAAAAGTTATGGGTGTGAAACCTGCCCCGAAATACGTTGTCATAGTAAGAGTCCTCAGTAATAACGTGGCGCTCGGTATGTTGATGAAAGGAGAACTGGACTTCAGTAATTTCATGCTCCCAGGTGTTCCTATTTTGAAAAAAGTGTATAATCTCAACACATGGTACGATGAACCACCGTATCACCTCTCATCAACAGTTGTTGGTCTTTTCCTCAATGCACGAAAATATCCTCTTAGCCTTCCCGAGTTCAGAAGAGCAATTGCTATGTCAATAAATGTAGATCCAATAGTTCAAAGAGTCTATGAAGGAGCCGTCTTAAAGGCAGATCCACTCGGTTTTCTTCCAAATTCTGTTTGGATGAAGTATTATCCAAAAGAAGTTGTAGAAAAGTATGGTTTCAAATACGATCCTGAAGAGGCGAAAAGTATCCTTGATAAGCTTGGATTCAGGGATGTAAACGGAGATGGTTTCAGAGAAACCCCAGATGGAAAACCCATTAAGTTCACCATAGAGTGTCCGTATGGATGGACCGACTGGATGCAGGCAATTCAGGTGATAGTAGATCAACTCAAGGTGGTTGGAATAAACGCTGAACCATACTTTCCGGATTCTTCCAAATACTATGAAAACATGTATAAAGGAGAATTCGATATAGAAATGAATGCCAATGGAACAGGTATAAGCAGCACTCCCTGGACATATTTCAACACAATTTTCTATCCTGATGCTTTAGAATCTGAATTCTCTTACACAGGAAATTATGGAAGATACCAAAACCCCAAGGTCGAAAATTTACTCGAAGAACTCAACAGGACTCCACTTGACAACGTTGAGAAAATCACCGAACTCTGTGGAAAACTTGGAGAGATCCTTTTAAAAGATCTACCTTTCATCCCTCTCTGGTATGGAGCGATGGCGTTTATAACACAAGATAACGTTTGGACTAATTGGCCTAACGAACATAATCCATATGCCTGGCCATGTGGTTGGGCCAACTGGTGGCAGACCGGTGCCTTGAAAATTCTATTTAATCTCAAACCGGCAAAATAAATTTTCCCCCACCCTCTTGGGTGGGGCTCTAAATCTAAGGAGGGAAGCATGGATGAAAGTGTTTACGGAGAAAATTCCAAACATTCCCTGGGAAGAAAGGCCGGAAGGCTACACTGGTCCTGTGTGGAGATACAGCAAAAACCCGATAATTGGAAGAAACCCGGTTCCAAAGGGAGCAAGAGTCTTCAACTCCGCAGTTGTACCGTACAACGGAGAGTTTGTGGGGGTGTTCAGGATCGATCACAAGAACACAAGGCCCTTCCTTCACTTCGGAAGGAGTAAAGACGGAATAAACTGGGAAATAGAGCCAGAAGAGATACAGTGGGTGGATGTGAATGGAGAACCGTTCCAGCCGAGTTACGCTTACGATCCAAGGGTAGTGAAGATAGAGGATACTTACTACATAACCTTCTGTACAGACGACCACGGCCCCACGATTGGAGTGGGCATGACCAAGGATTTCAAAACATTCGTTCGACTTCCGAACGCTTACGTTCCATTCAACAGAAACGGAGTTCTCTTCCCAAGGAAGATAAATGGGAAATATGTGATGCTCAACAGACCGAGCGACAACGGTCACACCCCGTTTGGAGACATATTTCTCAGTGAAAGCCCCGATATGATACACTGGGGTAACCACAGGTTCGTCTTGGGAAGAAGCAGTTACAACTGGTGGGAGAATCTGAAAATAGGAGCGGGACCGTATCCAATAGAAACCAGCGAAGGATGGCTGCTCATATACCACGGTGTGACACTCACCTGCAACGGCTACGTGTACAGTTTTGGAGCAGCTCTCCTCGATCTCGACGATCCCAGCAAGGTTCTCTACAGGTCGAGGTACTATCTTCTGACGCCGGAAGAAGAGTACGAAACGGTGGGCTTCGTTCCAAACGTTGTCTTTCCGTGTGCCGCGCTCTGCGACGCCGACACAGGAAGAGTTGCAATATACTACGGTGCGGCAGACACCCACGTGGCCCTTGCATTTGGATACATCGACGAGATCGTGGATTTTGTGAAAAGAAATTCTATGTGAAGGAAGTGAGAACTTGCCGAAATCGGTGAGAGCAGAAAACATATCGAGGATTCTGAAACGAATAATGAAATCACCCGTGTCGCGTGTGGAACTCGCGGAAGAACTCGGTCTCACCAAGACCACAGTCGGTGAGATCGTAAAGATTTTCCTGGAGAAGAAGATCATCGTTGAAGAGAAAGATTCTCCGAAGGGGGTGGGAAGACCCACAAAATCTTTGAAAATTTCGTCGAATTGCGCTCATGTTCTCGGTATAGAGGTGACGAGGGACGAAATAGCCGCCTGTCTCATAGATGCCAGTATGAACATTCTCGCACATGAAGCACATCCTTTTCCATCTCAAAGTGATAGAGAGGAAACATTGAATGTCATGTACAGAATCATAGATCGTGTAAAAGATATGATGGAAAAACTCGGTAACAAACTTTCAGCACTGACAGTGGCAGCCCCTGGACCGATAGATACTGAAAGAGGCATCATCATAGATCCGAGAAACTTTCCACTTTCTCAGATTCCTCTGGCGAGCCTTTTGAGAGAGAAGTATGGCATCGAAGTCTGGGTGGAAAACGACGCGGACATGGGAGCCGTAGGAGAAAAGTGGTATACAAAGCGGGATGATTCTTTCGCCTGGATTCTGACGGGAAAGGGAATAGGAGCTGGCATCATCATCGATGGAGAACTCTATCGGGGAGAAAACGGATACGCTGGAGAGATCGGATACACCAGAGTTTTCAATGGAAACGAGTACGTCTTTCTGGAGGATATATGCAATGAAAATGTTGTTCTGGAGTACATTCGTTCTATGGGGTTCAGCTCTTTGACTGAAGCGAGAGATTCTGGTGATATTCGAGTGAGGAAGTACTTTGATGACATAGCGAGGTATTTCAGTGTAGGCCTTTTGGATTTGATACACCTTTTCGGGATATCGAAGATCGTCATAGGAGGTTTTTTCAAAGAACTCGGTGAGAATTTTCTGGAAAAGATCAAAATCGAAGTGGAAACACACCTTCTTTACAAACACAGTGTGGATATAAGCTTTTCGAAAGTACAGGAACCGGTGATCGCCTTTGGAGCAGCCGTACATGCACTGGAAAATTATCTCGAGAGAGTAACAACGAGTTAAAGAAAACTTGTTACAAATAATCGGAAATAAATCTCGATAATCCCGGGAGACTGGATTTGGAATGTAAACATTTTCACTGTACATTTACACGTGGAAATAATGATCTCATACTCTTTTAAGGGGGTGTTTCTATGAAAAGGTTTTTAGTCGTTCTCGTTCTGATTCTGGCACTGGTTTCGGTTTTCGGACAGAGCTTCGAGAGAAACAAAACGCTCTACTGGGGTGGAGCGCTGTGGTCTCCTCCATCCAACTGGAACCCGTTCACGCCGTGGAACGCGGTTGCGGGAACCATCGGTCTTGTCTATGAACCCCTGTTTCTCTACGATCCCCTGAACGACAAGTTCGAACCGTGGCTTGCAGAAAAAGGAGAATGGGCCAGTGACAACGAATACGTACTCACGCTCAGAAAGGGTCTCAGATGGCAGGACGGAGTTCCTCTCACGGCGGACGATGTGGTTTTCACCTTCGAAATCGCCAAGAAGTACACTGGTATCAGCTACAGCCCGGTATGGAATTGGCTCGACAGAATCGAAAGGGTCGATGAACGAACGCTGAAGTTCATCTTCTCCGACCCAAGGTACCAGGAATGGAAACAGATGCTTATCAACACACCGATTGTGCCGAAACACATCTGGGAAAACAAAACAGAGGAAGAAGTCCTTCAGGCAGCCAACGAGTACCCTGTGGGATCTGGTCCATACTATGTTGAAAGCTGGGCAGACGACAGATGTGTCTTCAAGAAGAACGAGAACTGGTGGGGAATCAGAGAACTCGGTTACAACCCCAAACCTGAAAGGATTGTTGAATTGAGAGTTCTCAGCAACAACGTCGCAGTGGGAATGCTCATGAAAGGAGAACTCGACTGGAGCAACTTCTTCCTGCCAGGTGTTCCCGTTCTGAAGAAAGCGTACGGAATCGTCACCTGGTACGAAAACGCTCCTTACATGCTTCCGGCAAACACTGCAGGAATCTTCGTCAACGTGAACAAGTATCCTCTCAGCATACCTGAATTCAGAAGAGCAATGGCTTATGCTATCAATCCTGAAAAGATCGTCACCAGAGCTTACGAGAACATGGTAACGGCCGCCAATCCCGCTGGAATCCTGCCGCTTCCCGGTTATATGAAGTACTACCCAAAAGACGTCGTTGATATGTACGGATTCAAGTACGATCCAGAGATGGCAAAGAAGATCCTTGACGAGCTTGGTTTCAAAGATGTGAACAAGGATGGATTCAGAGAAGACCCGAACGGAAAACCGTTCAAGCTCACCATCGAGTGTCCGTATGGATGGACCGACTGGATGGTTTCTATCCAGTCC from Thermotoga sp. Mc24 carries:
- a CDS encoding ABC transporter substrate-binding protein produces the protein MKRFLLVFVVVFLFSSLFSQVLERNETMYYGGSLWSPPSNWNPFTPWNAVPGTTGLVYETMFFYDPLTGNFDPWLAEKGEWLDSKTYRVVLREGIYWHDNVPLTSEDVRFTFEIAKKYKGIHYSSVWEWLDHIETPDNRTVIFVFKDPRYHEWNELLYTLPIVPKHIWEGKDETTILQSSNEYPLGSGPYAAHSWDQNRMVFERFENWWGTKVMGVKPAPKYVVIVRVLSNNVALGMLMKGELDFSNFMLPGVPILKKVYNLNTWYDEPPYHLSSTVVGLFLNARKYPLSLPEFRRAIAMSINVDPIVQRVYEGAVLKADPLGFLPNSVWMKYYPKEVVEKYGFKYDPEEAKSILDKLGFRDVNGDGFRETPDGKPIKFTIECPYGWTDWMQAIQVIVDQLKVVGINAEPYFPDSSKYYENMYKGEFDIEMNANGTGISSTPWTYFNTIFYPDALESEFSYTGNYGRYQNPKVENLLEELNRTPLDNVEKITELCGKLGEILLKDLPFIPLWYGAMAFITQDNVWTNWPNEHNPYAWPCGWANWWQTGALKILFNLKPAK
- a CDS encoding glycoside hydrolase family 130 protein, producing the protein MKVFTEKIPNIPWEERPEGYTGPVWRYSKNPIIGRNPVPKGARVFNSAVVPYNGEFVGVFRIDHKNTRPFLHFGRSKDGINWEIEPEEIQWVDVNGEPFQPSYAYDPRVVKIEDTYYITFCTDDHGPTIGVGMTKDFKTFVRLPNAYVPFNRNGVLFPRKINGKYVMLNRPSDNGHTPFGDIFLSESPDMIHWGNHRFVLGRSSYNWWENLKIGAGPYPIETSEGWLLIYHGVTLTCNGYVYSFGAALLDLDDPSKVLYRSRYYLLTPEEEYETVGFVPNVVFPCAALCDADTGRVAIYYGAADTHVALAFGYIDEIVDFVKRNSM
- a CDS encoding ROK family transcriptional regulator gives rise to the protein MPKSVRAENISRILKRIMKSPVSRVELAEELGLTKTTVGEIVKIFLEKKIIVEEKDSPKGVGRPTKSLKISSNCAHVLGIEVTRDEIAACLIDASMNILAHEAHPFPSQSDREETLNVMYRIIDRVKDMMEKLGNKLSALTVAAPGPIDTERGIIIDPRNFPLSQIPLASLLREKYGIEVWVENDADMGAVGEKWYTKRDDSFAWILTGKGIGAGIIIDGELYRGENGYAGEIGYTRVFNGNEYVFLEDICNENVVLEYIRSMGFSSLTEARDSGDIRVRKYFDDIARYFSVGLLDLIHLFGISKIVIGGFFKELGENFLEKIKIEVETHLLYKHSVDISFSKVQEPVIAFGAAVHALENYLERVTTS
- a CDS encoding ABC transporter substrate-binding protein, which translates into the protein MKRFLVVLVLILALVSVFGQSFERNKTLYWGGALWSPPSNWNPFTPWNAVAGTIGLVYEPLFLYDPLNDKFEPWLAEKGEWASDNEYVLTLRKGLRWQDGVPLTADDVVFTFEIAKKYTGISYSPVWNWLDRIERVDERTLKFIFSDPRYQEWKQMLINTPIVPKHIWENKTEEEVLQAANEYPVGSGPYYVESWADDRCVFKKNENWWGIRELGYNPKPERIVELRVLSNNVAVGMLMKGELDWSNFFLPGVPVLKKAYGIVTWYENAPYMLPANTAGIFVNVNKYPLSIPEFRRAMAYAINPEKIVTRAYENMVTAANPAGILPLPGYMKYYPKDVVDMYGFKYDPEMAKKILDELGFKDVNKDGFREDPNGKPFKLTIECPYGWTDWMVSIQSIAEDLVKVGINVEPKYPDYSKYADDLYGGKFDLILNNFVTGVSATIWSYFNGVFYPDAAESEYSYSGNFGKYANPEVESLLDELNRSKDDAKIKEVVAKLSEILLKDLPFIPLWYNGAWFQASKAVWTNWPTEKNPYAVPIGWNGWWQLTGIKTLFGIEAK